The following are encoded together in the Candidatus Tumulicola sp. genome:
- a CDS encoding DUF5069 domain-containing protein: MDLTKEYPRSARDKWQGVVMLGRAVDKGKATAAGTNGEYNFDCPMDQAVFGFLNINGAQLLEAIKKSDGDAGIEDYTRAFVAAKSTEEIEQFNQQFLERRPDGDSIGFFEDLRSKVAPDRTDVVTWVDVLDLDEKRNVPKRTASVV; the protein is encoded by the coding sequence GTGGATCTCACCAAGGAATATCCGCGCAGCGCTCGCGACAAGTGGCAAGGCGTCGTCATGCTCGGTCGCGCGGTCGATAAAGGTAAAGCGACGGCCGCCGGAACCAACGGCGAGTACAATTTCGACTGCCCGATGGATCAAGCGGTGTTCGGATTTTTGAACATCAATGGCGCTCAATTGCTCGAAGCCATCAAGAAATCGGATGGCGACGCGGGCATCGAGGATTACACGCGTGCGTTCGTCGCGGCCAAGTCCACCGAAGAGATCGAACAGTTTAACCAGCAGTTTCTGGAACGCCGCCCGGACGGCGATTCGATCGGCTTTTTCGAAGATCTGCGTAGCAAGGTGGCGCCGGATCGCACCGACGTCGTGACGTGGGTAGACGTTCTGGACCTCGACGAGAAGCGCAACGTTCCGAAACGGACGGCGTCGGTCGTCTGA
- a CDS encoding phosphatase PAP2 family protein — translation MTARTLTITACAAVFAAVTLWSPALAKKPAVSYYLTPAQVDLSQLLEPPPAPASAAAIDDARTMATVMADRSPADIADAAADAHRTVFTFANLLGPNFVAERLPLTVQLFAHTSGDTEALIDVAKAYFDRPRPEGAPQTHGSYPSGHAAFASCTAILLAEMVPELRKAIFRRAEIFADRRIVAGVHYPTDVEAGWIAGTIVAYALMREPRFETDFAAARAEVRATLGLPVAATSEGVDAFGEVLTSQK, via the coding sequence ATGACGGCACGCACGCTAACGATTACGGCGTGCGCCGCGGTGTTCGCAGCCGTAACGTTGTGGTCGCCGGCGCTAGCCAAGAAGCCGGCGGTTTCGTATTACCTCACGCCCGCCCAAGTCGACTTGTCGCAACTCCTCGAACCGCCTCCGGCGCCGGCTTCGGCCGCAGCCATCGACGACGCCAGAACGATGGCAACGGTGATGGCCGATCGGTCACCGGCCGACATCGCCGATGCGGCTGCCGACGCGCATCGCACCGTCTTTACGTTTGCGAACCTCTTGGGACCAAATTTCGTAGCCGAACGTTTGCCGCTAACCGTGCAACTCTTCGCTCACACCAGCGGCGACACCGAAGCGTTGATCGATGTGGCCAAGGCGTACTTCGATCGCCCGCGCCCGGAAGGCGCGCCGCAGACGCACGGCTCGTATCCGAGCGGCCACGCCGCATTTGCATCTTGCACGGCGATCCTGCTGGCAGAGATGGTACCAGAATTGCGTAAAGCAATTTTCCGCCGCGCCGAAATTTTTGCGGACCGTCGTATTGTCGCCGGCGTGCACTATCCCACCGACGTTGAGGCCGGTTGGATCGCGGGTACGATCGTCGCATACGCGTTGATGCGAGAGCCGCGATTCGAGACCGATTTCGCCGCGGCGAGGGCCGAGGTGCGCGCGACCTTGGGTCTGCCGGTCGCCGCAACCTCCGAGGGCGTGGACGCGTTCGGGGAAGTACTAACTTCCCAAAAGTAA
- the lysS gene encoding lysine--tRNA ligase — protein MQEELGKTEAVLIAARRERLAALRARGNDPFAQTHYDVDATADELHARYDFLVPGQDASAEGWNLAGRLLSKRTMGKTIFADLSDRTGSIQLYVRKDEMGEGSFADWNDVERGDIVGVRGYVFRSKMGEITLHVTSFSVLSKSLLPLPDKWHGLVDVEKRYRQRYVDLIVNPDARDLLITRSQIIAEMRRFIDARGFYEVETPTLLHLAGGAAARPFETYCHALDRTMQLRIATELNLKRLIVGGLERVYEIGRIFRNEGIDTTHNPEFTMLELYAAYWNVDDMLQFNEELIAHLVDVVTLGDTELRRGDAAISFVRPFARIGYLEGLERYSDGKFRRDRLLDPHGAAEILRDLEMPASPTHGHALDKIFERVLEPHLMQPTFVTNYPVVISPLAKRRHDDPDLTERYELFCAQMEVSNAFSELNDPDDQRGRFESQILDRAGGDDEAPEPDWDYVRALEYGMPPTAGIGIGVDRLVMLLTSQTSIREILAFPLQRQHG, from the coding sequence ATGCAAGAAGAGCTCGGCAAAACCGAAGCCGTCCTGATAGCGGCGCGGCGCGAGCGTCTGGCCGCGCTTCGCGCGCGCGGTAACGACCCGTTCGCGCAAACGCATTACGACGTAGACGCGACGGCCGACGAGTTGCACGCGCGCTACGACTTCCTGGTGCCCGGTCAGGACGCGTCCGCCGAAGGCTGGAACCTTGCCGGACGGCTGCTTTCGAAGCGAACGATGGGCAAAACCATCTTCGCCGATTTGAGCGATCGCACCGGAAGCATCCAGCTCTACGTGCGCAAGGACGAAATGGGCGAAGGCTCGTTTGCCGACTGGAACGACGTCGAACGCGGCGATATCGTGGGCGTGCGAGGCTACGTATTTCGCTCGAAGATGGGCGAAATTACGCTGCACGTCACGTCGTTTTCGGTGCTATCGAAATCGTTATTGCCGTTGCCCGACAAGTGGCACGGCCTGGTCGACGTCGAGAAGCGCTATCGCCAGCGTTACGTCGATTTGATCGTCAACCCCGACGCGCGCGATCTGCTCATCACCCGCAGCCAAATCATCGCGGAAATGCGTCGCTTTATCGATGCTCGCGGATTCTATGAGGTCGAAACGCCGACGCTGCTGCATCTGGCCGGCGGGGCGGCGGCGCGTCCGTTCGAGACGTATTGCCACGCGCTCGATCGTACCATGCAATTGCGCATCGCGACCGAGCTCAACCTCAAGCGATTAATCGTTGGCGGGCTCGAGCGCGTCTATGAAATCGGACGAATCTTTCGCAACGAAGGCATCGATACCACGCACAATCCCGAGTTCACGATGCTCGAACTCTACGCTGCGTATTGGAACGTCGACGATATGCTGCAGTTCAACGAAGAATTGATCGCGCATCTGGTCGACGTGGTCACCCTGGGTGACACCGAATTGCGTCGGGGAGACGCGGCGATTTCGTTCGTGCGCCCCTTCGCACGGATCGGATATTTAGAAGGCCTGGAGCGCTACAGCGACGGCAAATTCAGACGCGACCGGCTACTCGACCCGCACGGCGCGGCCGAGATTCTTCGAGATCTCGAGATGCCCGCGTCACCCACACACGGTCACGCCCTCGACAAAATTTTCGAACGCGTGCTCGAGCCGCATCTGATGCAGCCGACCTTCGTGACGAACTATCCCGTCGTGATTTCACCGCTGGCCAAGCGCCGGCACGACGATCCGGACTTGACCGAACGGTACGAACTGTTCTGCGCGCAGATGGAAGTGTCGAACGCATTTTCCGAGCTGAACGATCCCGACGATCAGCGTGGCCGCTTCGAATCGCAGATTCTCGACCGCGCCGGCGGCGATGACGAGGCGCCCGAGCCGGATTGGGATTACGTGCGCGCGTTAGAATATGGCATGCCGCCGACGGCCGGAATTGGAATCGGCGTCGACCGGCTGGTTATGCTGCTGACGAGCCAGACCTCGATCCGCGAAATACTGGCGTTTCCGCTGCAACGACAGCACGGATGA
- the greA gene encoding transcription elongation factor GreA produces the protein MNDKEIVLTAEGLSKLETELDELKTVHRREVNDRIRQAKEYGDLSENAEYEDAKQEQAFIEGRILKLEGMIRNARLIDESEYAADEVHLGAVVKVKDLKNGETYEFSIVGSAEADPSNQRISNESPLGRALIGHKKNATVDVATPRGVMKYKIESIKSNSPKRAAKKAS, from the coding sequence TTGAACGATAAAGAGATCGTATTGACCGCAGAGGGGTTGTCGAAGCTCGAAACCGAGTTAGACGAACTCAAGACGGTTCACCGCAGAGAAGTGAACGACCGGATTCGCCAAGCCAAAGAATACGGCGATCTGAGCGAAAACGCCGAGTACGAAGACGCCAAACAAGAACAGGCTTTTATTGAAGGCCGTATCTTGAAACTGGAAGGCATGATTCGCAACGCGCGGCTCATCGACGAATCGGAGTATGCCGCCGACGAAGTGCACCTCGGCGCGGTCGTAAAAGTCAAGGACCTGAAAAACGGCGAGACCTACGAGTTCTCGATCGTCGGTTCGGCCGAAGCCGATCCGAGCAATCAGCGTATATCCAACGAATCGCCGTTGGGACGCGCCTTGATCGGCCACAAGAAGAACGCGACGGTCGACGTTGCTACGCCGCGCGGCGTGATGAAGTACAAGATCGAATCGATCAAAAGCAACTCTCCAAAGAGAGCCGCAAAGAAAGCTAGCTAA
- a CDS encoding SRPBCC family protein, producing the protein METAIAIAAPARVVYELAKDQERFPQFMPDVETVVVLERHAEYTVTRWKTLVEEAPIEWTEEDRFDDERRRIDYKLIEGDLDKFEGAWTFEERDGVTHVVLGVDYDFGVPTLAELIGPTLQKKVQENSEMMLAALKRQAEEA; encoded by the coding sequence GTGGAAACCGCCATCGCGATCGCCGCTCCGGCTCGCGTCGTCTACGAACTCGCGAAGGATCAAGAACGCTTTCCGCAGTTCATGCCGGACGTCGAAACCGTCGTCGTCCTCGAACGGCACGCCGAGTACACGGTCACGCGCTGGAAAACGTTGGTCGAAGAAGCGCCGATCGAGTGGACCGAAGAAGACCGGTTCGACGACGAACGCCGGCGTATCGATTACAAGCTGATCGAGGGCGACTTGGATAAATTCGAAGGCGCGTGGACGTTCGAAGAACGCGATGGCGTGACGCACGTCGTGCTCGGCGTCGATTACGATTTCGGCGTTCCGACGCTGGCCGAACTGATCGGTCCGACCCTGCAAAAGAAAGTGCAAGAAAACAGCGAGATGATGCTGGCCGCGCTCAAGCGCCAGGCCGAAGAAGCATGA